In the genome of Vidua chalybeata isolate OUT-0048 chromosome 35 unlocalized genomic scaffold, bVidCha1 merged haplotype SUPER_35_unloc_1, whole genome shotgun sequence, one region contains:
- the CAPNS1 gene encoding calpain small subunit 1 translates to MFLVKGLLGGGGGGGGAGGGLPGGIGSVLGGLLSGGGGGGGAGGAMGVLGGVISAISEAAAHYNPEPPPPRAHISTVDANESEEVRQFRRLFTQLAGEDMEVSPTELMNILNRVVTRHPDLKTDGFGLDTCRSMVAVMDSDTTGKLGFEEFKYLWNNIKKWQCVYKQFDSDRSGTIGPQELPGAFEAAGFRLPPPLWAVLGRRYGDEGGNLDFDNFISCLVRLDAMFRAFKSLDRDGSGQIRVSLQEWLQLTMYS, encoded by the exons ATGTTCCTGGtgaaggggctgctggggggcgggggcggtgggggaggggccggggggggccTCCCCGGGGGCATCGGATCCGTCCTGGGGGGGCTCCTGAgcgggggagggggcgggggcggcgccgggggggccatgggggtcctggggggcgTCATCAGCGCCATcag CGAAGCCGCCGCCCACTACAACCCCGAGCCCCCC cccccccgtGCCCACATCTCCACCGTCGATGCCAACGAGAGCGAGGAGGTTCGGCAGTTCCGGCGCCTCTTCACCCAGCTGGCCGGGGAG GACATGGAGGTGAGCCCCACCGAGCTCATGAACATCCTCAACAGGGTCGTCACCCGCC ATCCCGACCTGAAGACGGACGGCTTCGGGCTGGACACGTGCCGCAGCATGGTGGCCGTCATGGAC AGCGACACCACCGGGAAATTGGGGTTTGAGGAGTTCAAGTACCTCTGGAACAACATCAAGAAGTGGCAG tgCGTGTACAAACAATTCGACAGCGATCGCTCGGGGACCATCGGGCCCCAGGAGCTGCCGGGGGCCTTCGAGGCCgcag ggTTCCGACTGCCCCCCCCTCTTTGGGCGGTTTTGGGGCGTCGTTACGGGGACGAGGGGGGGAACCTGGACTTCGACAACTTCATCAGCTGCCTCGTGCGCCTCGACGCCATGTTCC GTGCCTTCAAGTCCCTGGACCGGGACGGGTCGGGGCAGATCCGCGTCAGCCTCCAGGag TGGCTGCAGCTCACCATGTACTCGTGA
- the DMPK gene encoding myotonin-protein kinase, whose protein sequence is MAAPPGRRERLRALALGRGALGLETLLDLLLGLAGGLRHRLNNRDPPGPTGDTARGGGDRDGDGDGDGDSDSDRHVRDFLSWAEPVAARVQELQLQRGDFEILKVIGRGAFSEVAVVRMKESGQIYAMKIMNKWDMLRRGEVSCFREERDVLARGDRRWITRLHFAFQDPQCLYLVMEYYIGGDLLTLLSKFGDRLPLAMARFYLAELVMAIDSVHRLGYVHRDIKPDNILLDRWGHIRLGDFGSCLRLGPDGTVRSAVAVGTPDYLSPEMLLAVEDPSRSYGPECDWWALGVLAYEMFYGRPPFFADTVLETYAKILHFQDHLQLPEDAAAGGGDGDGEDEEGAEGSRAVPAAARALVRGLLCAPGARLGRGGARDFRALPLFAGLRWRALRRCPAPFAPSAAGAADTSNFDVLDDCLSQPELLGEPGDPPELGLHLPFVGYSYARAEREDEEEEEEEEEEDEEWDQDTAMELEGEWGTPPESGTPPGTGTPLAIGTPPRRGTPPPPGVLPPTGTPPPTGVPPSQGTPPGAPPQKEPPPPTGTPTPMEGPPQKGPPPPTGTSELTGPPPQKGPPQKGPSPPSGPPPPTGTPPQKVPPPTPKGGPPQESHPPPKAPPPQPAGPPPAAPPQKGVPAPQGSPPPTAAPPQKAAPPPPDPPRTPPPGTEPPRAPPVAAAVPVIPVVPAVPAVPGAVPVPVPEPVPVPVSVPELREALAKERRGREELERELGKLRAAGQGLARRLQEAESRNLELEAKLRRLQSDPPGPGPPPLQVFLGGGVQP, encoded by the exons ATGGCGGCGCccccggggcggcgggagcggctgcGGGCGCTGGCGCTGGGCCGGGGGGCGCTGGGGCTCGAGACCCTCCtggacctgctgctggggctggcggGGGGGCTGCGGCACCGCCTCAACaaccgggacccccccgggccCACCGGGGACAccgcccgcggcggcggcgacAGAGACGGCGACGGCGACGGCGACggcgacagcgacagcgacagaCACGTCCGGGACTTTCTGAGCTGGG CCGAGCCGGTGGCCGCGCGggtccaggagctgcagctgcagcgcGGCGACTTCGAGATCCTCAAGGTGATCGGGAGAGGCGCTTTCAGCGAG GTGGCCGTGGTGAGGATGAAGGAGAGCGGGCAGATCTACGCCATGAAGATCATGAACAAGTGGGACATGCTGCGGCGCGGAGAG GTGTCGTGCTTCCGCGAGGAGCGGGACGTGCTGGCCCGCGGGGACCGGCGCTGGATCACGCGGCTGCACTTCGCCTTCCAGGACCCGCAGTGCCTG taCCTGGTCATGGAGTACTACATCGGGGGTGACCTCCTGACGCTGCTCAGCAAGTTCGGGGACCGGCTGCCGCTGGCCATGGCCCGCTTCTACCTGGCCGAGCTCGTGATGGCCATCGACTCGGTGCACCGCCTGGGCTACGTGCAccg GGACATCAAACCCGACAACATCCTGCTGGACCGCTGGGGACACATCCGGCTTGGGGACTTCGGGTCCTGCCTGCGCCTGGGGCCTGATGGCACC gtgcGCTCGGCGGTGGCCGTGGGCACCCCCGATTACCTGTCCCCCGAGATGCTGCTGGCCGTCGAGGACCCCTCGCGCTCCTACGGCCCCGAGTGCGACTGGTGGGCGCTGGGGGTCCTGGCCTACGAGATGTTCTACGGGAGACCCCCGTTCTTCGCCGACACCGTCCTCGAGACCTACGCCAAGATCCTGCACTTCcag GACCACCTCCAGCTGCCGGAGGACGCCGCCGCCGGTGGCGGTGACGGTGAcggtgaggatgaggagggcgCCGAAGGCTCGCGGGCGGtgccggcggcggcgcgcgcgCTCGTGCGGGGCCTGCTGTGCGCGCCGGGCGCGCGCCTGGGCCGCGGGGGCGCGCGCGACTTCCGCGCGCTGCCGCTGTTCGCGGGGCTGCGCTGGCGCGCGCTCCGCCGCTGCCCCGCCCCCTTCGCCCCCAgcgccgccggcgccgccgACACCTCCAACTTCGACGTGCTGGACGATTGCCTGAGCCAGCCG gagctgctgggggagccGGGGGACCCCCCcgagctggggctgcacctccCGTTCGTGGGGTACTCGTACGCCCGCGCCGAGCGCGA ggatgaggaggaagaggaggaagaggaagaggaggatgaggagtgGGACCAGGACACGGCCATGGAGCTGGAGGGGGAGTGGGGGACCCCCCCCGAGtcggggacccccccgggcaccgggaccccctTGGCCATAGGGACCCCCCCGCGCAGGGGGACGCCCCCACCCCCGGGGGTGCTCCCACCCACCGGAACCCCCCCACCCACGGGGGTCCCCCCATCCCAGGGCACccccccgggagcccccccTCAAAAAGAGCCCCCCCCGCCTACGGGGACCCCGACACCGATGGAGGGGCCCCCCCAAAAAGGACCCCCCCCACCCACGGGGACTTCTGAACTCACGGGACCTCCCCCCCAAaagggacccccccaaaaaggGCCCTCCCCACCCTCGGGGCCCCCCCCGCCCACGGGAACACCCCCCCAAAAAgtgcccccccccacccccaaggGGGGACCCCCCCAAGAATCCCATCCCCCACCAAAAGCCCCTCCCCCCCAACCCGCGGGGCCCCCCCCGGCAGCGCCCCCCCAAAAAGGGGTCCCTGCACCCCAAGGGTCTCCCCCTCCCACGGCCGCCCCCCCCCAGAAAGCGGCTCCCCCACCCCCGGACCCCCCCAGGACGCCCCCCCCGGGCACGGagcccccccgggccccgccg GTGGCGGCGGCGGTCCCGGTGATCCCGGTGGTCCCGGCGGTCCCGGCGGTCCCGGGCGCtgtcccggtgccggtgccggaGCCGGTGCCGGTTCCGGTGTCGGTGCCGGAGCTCCGGGAGGCGCTGGCGAAGGAGCGGCGCGGGCgggaggagctggagcgggAGCTCGGGAAGCTgcgggcggcggggcaggggctggcccG GCGCCTGCAGGAGGCCGAGAGCCGCAACCTGGAACTGGAAGCGAAACTGCGGCGGCTGCAGAGTGAcccccccgggcccggccccccCCCGCTGCAAG tatttttgggggggggggtccaaCCCTga
- the DMWD gene encoding dystrophia myotonica WD repeat-containing protein, which translates to MAAAAAAGPGPAEAPAAAPELKSRFRTREGSYRLLGPAAAATAAAAASSAPGGPAPPGPGALPPVRLSVVRLARSRSPPGGAAERSRVCCNLGRELHFYGGAGTGGRGSRRALDLQRPIDKRVYKGTQPTCHDFNQFTAGAETLALLVGFSAGQVQYLDLAKKDSAGRLFNEERLIDKSKVTLVKWLPDTERLFLASHASGHLYLYDSEQPCGATSPQYTLVTQGEGFRVFSCKSKTPRNPLLKWAVGSGPLNEFAFSPDGRSLACVSQDGVLRVFHFSSMLLQGMMRSYFGGLLCVCWSPDGRYVVTGGEDDLVTVWSFAEGRVVARGHGHKSWVNAVAFDPFTPPPPPPPDGQGDGQGDTPEDPPSVTYRFGSAGQDTQFCLWDLTEDVLDPRPPPPRARPAAAAPGDPPPSVPGLPRSLSRSNSLPQPGGGPQISPRVPPVLSAGRFATLTLRDPRGIPEKEHKRYHSLGNISRGGGSAEKAPPGGGPGGSRGSLDMGKVLGTALCPRLHEVPLLEPLVCKKIAQERLTVLLFLEDCIVTACQEGLICTWARPGVSGLSSQNGGSPSGTVV; encoded by the exons atggcggcggcggcggcggcgggcccgggcccggccgaGGCTCCCGCGGCCGCTCCGGAGCTCAAGAGCCGCTTCCGCACCCGCGAGGGCTCGTACCGCCTGCtgggccccgccgccgccgccaccgccgccgccgccgcctcctccgccCCGGGCGGGCCCgcgccgccgggccccggggcGCTGCCGCCGGTGCGGCTGTCCGTGGTGCGGCTGGCGAGGAGCCGCAGCCCGCCCGGAGGAGCCGCCGAGCGCAGCCGCGTGTGCTGCAACCTCGGCCGGGAGCTGCATTTCTACGGAGGGGCCGGAACCGGGGGACGCGGCAGCCGCAGG gcGCTGGACCTGCAGCGGCCCATCGACAAGCGCGTGTACAAGGGCACGCAGCCCACGTGCCACGACTTCAACCAGTTCACGGCGGGCGCCGAGACGCTGGCGCTGCTCGTGGGCTTCTCGGCCGGCCAGGTGCAGTACCTGGACCTGGCCAAGAAGGACAGCGCCGGGCGGCTCTTCAACGAGgag CGCCTCATCGACAAATCCAAGGTCACCTTGGTCAAGTGGCTACCGGACACGGAGCGGCTGTTCCTGGCGTCCCACGCCAGCGGCCACCTGTACCTGTACGACTCGGAGCAGCCCTGCGGGGCCACCAGCCCGCAGTACACGCTGGTCACGCAGGGCGAGGGCTTCAGGGTGTTCTCGTGCAAGAGCAAGACGCCGCGGAACCCCCTGCTGAAGTGGGCCGTGGGCTCGGGGCCGCTGAACGAGTTTGCCTTCTCGCCGGACGGGCGCTCGCTGGCCTGCGTCAGCCAGGACGGCGTGCTGCGCGTCTTCCACTTCTCCTccatgctgctgcagggcatGATGAGGAGCTACTTCGGGGGGCTCCTGTGCGTCTGCTGGAGCCCCGACGGCCGCTACGTGGTCACCGGCGGCGAGGACGACCTGGTCACCGTGTGGTCGTTCGCCGAGGGCCGCGTGGTGGCCCGCGGGCACGGCCACAAGTCGTGGGTCAACGCCGTGGCTTTCGACCCCTTCacgccgcccccgccgccgccccccgaCGGGCAGGGGGACGGGCAGGGGGACACCCCCGAGGACCCCCCGAGTGTCACCTACCGCTTCGGCTCGGCCGGCCAGGACACGCAGTTCTGCCTGTGGGACCTGACCGAGGACGTGCTGGACCCTcggccgccccctccccgcgcccgccccgccgccgccgctcccggcgaCCCGCCGCCCTCCGTGCCGGGGCTGCCGCGCTCCCTGTCCCGCTCCAacagcctcccccagcccggggggggtccccagaTCTCGCCGCGGGTCCCCCCGGTGCTGAGCGCGGGGCGTTTCGCCACGCTGACCCTGCGCGACCCCCGCGGCATCCCCGAGAAGGAGCACAAACGTTACCACAGCCTGGGCAACATCAGCCgcggcgggggcagcgccgAGAAAGCCCCCCCGGGGGGCGGCCCGGGGGGGTCGCGGGGGTCGCTGGACATGGGCAAGGTGTTGGGCACGGCGCTGTGCCCGCGGCTGCACGAGGTGCCCCTGCTGGAGCCGCTGGTGTGCAAGAAAATCGCCCAGGAGAGGCTGACGgtgctgctgttcctggagGATTGTATCGTGACCGCCTGCCAGGAGGGGCTCATCTGCACCTGGGCGCGGCCCGGGGTCTCT GGCCTGTCCTCGCAGAACGGCGGCTCCCCGAGTGGCACCGTGGTGTAG